AGTTAATCAGAGCTGCTTTTAGATTAATTAGGAATCCAAAAGCACAGGATGGATGTTCTTGTGGTGcatcattttctataaaaattgactaattgtattttacttacCTGTGTTTTTagtgtaaataatagtataatataaaatatgttgttattaattttttttacatggttataatatttaaaaaatatagtatttttgaaatgtttacataTATGAGTTAAACCTTCAACTAGTTCATCTATTcactaaaattaatgattatgaatttaactgtatttatgataatatgattaaatcatTCAACATATCACTTTTgaattatctaaaatttattgtatagacACTATGAAATCAGTAATGAGttcttaaaacataatatgtatttagttttaaaaaaagttatacctTTTTTAACTCTCAGACTGGAAAAGCAATACAATGAGTATTCACAAATGACTATcttcaaaaatctaaaatatttagtgcTAATATAACTTACatctgataattttaataaaggctgcaaaatatttttaatttttgagtgttgtaagaaatattttttttaggtataaattatttaccattgTCATCTATAAAACTTGCGTAAAATAGGCAGGTACATCAGTGTGTAAAActtgtattttcataaatagtaataactataatacattaatatagtgtatattatataattaataattgttttggtgTATCCACAGGGGTGGTTTTGGGGGTTCAAACCACCCCCATGGGCTTTTTTTCaatggtatttttaataatttaaatttatatttaattaataatattatgttgtaaatatatttttattcctgtAACCATCCCCGTAAGTCATTTTGAATACGCCACTGATAATTATAGAATCTacaatggttttaaaattaaaatgtactatttgagtcatttttaatacataatttctaattaattaaaaaataatatatatttacttacattGGTTATCTCTGtttgtttacaaaaatgtaagaGATGCTCAATAGTACCTatcttacaaatttaattataaatagtttaatagttaatagttattattaaatattttaacttattaggtatttcaaaaaatattaaatttaaagaatatttttacataattaatatctaatgtGCAGTACTCTATGTACTCGGTAGTAGTACAAGTAGACCATGTTTATACCATGTATAGCACGATTTAAGACATATatcttaaattcttaaatcgTGATGTACAGTATCATAAATCATGATGTAGACATTAACAACCACGAATCCTAACAAACCTAGTccagttaaattattgtaatttataggtatctatcttaatttattataagttggtaacaggtaaataaaatagtcaatttaatggtaaaataatcttttttgatttttctgaaGTTAATGCATGATTTTGACTGTAAAGTACTAGAGTagagaataaattaaagttattatagatCATTATAGGTCATTAAAGATCCCGGGAGGAAGCAATGCGAAAGTGGTCCCCAACTGGTTGTCggtttaaaacgaaaaaaaaaggtcattaatcattatagatagtaactatatatagTCGTAGTTAGGAAGTATAAGCATTAagcattgattttaaaatataagattataaaatcaatggtattagtaaatttatgaAGTATGAACTGTCAACTGTGatggaataaaaattttaaatgtaatcaatGGTAATAAAGATACTAACAATCCGTAAGATCGGGAATTTTCTAACTTTTAGTAGTTTTATGGTTAAcactgttaaataaatactaatattcttTGGGTTTtggttgataaatttatttttggaaattaattatgattattatttattactagtgGAGTACCGAGTAGTAGCCTTTGGCTAGTTTGGCTCTTATCCTGTATGCTGTATTCCTGTTGGCTGTTATCCatcaattaatagttaataaagtGTTTTacctgtaatttataaaagtaaccaaggtgtatttatcaaatacaCCTTGAAAGTaacaatcatttaaaatttaatttctaccgaatagtaattattatattttcactgaACTGTTCTTTCTTGATAATAAaagactaaaatattttaatagaacaatatttaacattaatttgaaCTGTAACAAAATCactaagataaatattttggtaagttataaattgttttttttccataattgGACTGAaccatgttttatttattttaaagatttagttttaatatttttgaatatctttaataatcttaaacaatttgaatcattaagaattgtaaaaatttgttgtacctatttaaattattaaataattctataataatatatgtattttatataaaaatacatttttttttattattattaatttaagtacattataGTATGGGGTAATGCTCTAATGTACCCttacaaaagtatataatCTTATGCATAGACTATAGATACATATCAAAATACCTAACCTAGAGTTACTCCTACAgtatcaaaaaaacaaatatctaatgtatataatttgaaatcataagtaattactcattagtcattagtaaaatatgtttgctTTCTTTTCTTgacttttttatcattatcaataaaataaatacttgtcCATATGAATTATGGATAATTTAACTTTCAGGTAATTATTTCTGAATATATagtgctatttattttttctatgaatGCCGTGTATAgctcattttttatttcttattttcataacgtgtttcaaaattaagcttcaaaaaaaaaaaaaaaatgtattcaaacatttataaaccAATTACAATAATTCTAGTAAAGAGatctttactttttttttcaaaagcaaTTGTAATTTGTTGCAACTCTACATAATtgctaaaaatgtttattaaaatatcaaaaatttaaataataatttattgaaacatttagttaatataaattgtgtgtattaaattttattttttatatatatatttcagttacttaacacaaaacaaaaacaatttgtaattGTGGATGAATAATTCATGaaacataattaaacaattagtttaaatattaacaaaaaaaattattaaaaagtaaaattatacgaCCATATTCAAAAGAAACATCGACGATGGATGAATTATGTGATAAAATGACTGTCATAAATGTTACACCTCATATTaatgtaacaaattataaacaactaGAATTATTGTTAGAATCAGAACCTGAACaagtatttgaatttatcataaataacaacaatttcaAACATACATTGAATCAATGTGTAGATATTACAGTACTCATACAtttgatgaatatattttcgaaaataaaattattgcaattatttcaaacaaaatctactgttttagaaattatatctaattcaaaatattttgagaatttaaataattatcttattgatattactaaacataacaatttaattagtgatataaaattacaagaaTTCCTTGTtaactgtaaaattatattagaactTATTGTAAATCCAAAATCTAAAGTTCTACtgaatgaaataatacaatttatacaaccCATTTTAATCGAACCAAATTCAATAGATATTCAAGAATTAATGTTGTTAAATGATGATTTGAAAACCAAAAACATGTTGAAAAGTGTTGTGCATTATGATGTTAAGAGGTGGCCACAATGTTATAAAACCCTTTCTATTTATCCTGTAATTAAAGACATTATtgcaaaaaaagtaattttgagTCCAAATATAATGAAAGGGAGTTATGATAATGTAGAGCATTATATCGATGTTCAATTTCGTTTACTTCGTGAAGATATTTTAGCTCCAATGCGAGTAGGTATTCAGTCCTATAGAATAATGagtaaaataaaccaaaaatgtGTTACAAAAATGccaaatatgcatatttattttggggcaaagattacaataaattataaggataaagAAACCTTTTTAGtgcatttttttactaaagaaGATTActcaattaattcaaaaagatttatgtttgaatcgttattagtatttagtaatgataattttgattCAATGTTTTTTGCTACAGTTATAGCAATGAAGCGACAAAaagaattatcaataaaaacattaataatgcaACCTttggataataaaatatctattaaattgaattcttCTTATACTATGGCGGAATCTGatgcatattttttaccttatatgtatagtatggaTGTTTTAAAGACCTTTAACCATTATAATTTTCCTATGAAATCTTACATCGTATATGGAAAAAGTAAATCTAAAGTTCCagcatacttaaaatataattcaaaaatatataatattaatggttCACAGTTTGATATCTTAAATGATAAGCTTTGGCCAGATAACAAGGTTTTAGGACTTGACTGTGCTCAAAGAAAGGCTTTTAAAGCAGCATTAACTGAAGAATTTACTGTAATTCAAGGACCTCCTGGTACTGGCAAAACATACATCGGTCTTAGAATAGCCAGaagtattatagaaaatatgtatgaaaCAAATACACTTAAAAGACCAATTGTAGTTGTATGTTATACAAATCATGCCCTAGATCAATTTCTTGAaggattaattaatatcactaaaaatattacaaggaTTGGTGGTGGATGTAAATCtgctattttaaaatctcATGTATTAGCAAACATTAATAGTTCTGAAGCGAAATTGCATTTGAAGAATTCATATGTAGTCGGTATTACTACTACTGGAGCTGCTATGAGACATTCTTTGTTGTTGGATCTAAAATCCCCTATaggttagtttaaatttatattatattgcatgttatactataatattgtatttaaagtgTCTCATGAGGATTtacccattataatatatcctgaaataatggaaatatataatacttacagGGATAAGGACTTcaagtatttcatattttttaattgtttttaaaaaaacattgaaaatttccgttatgtaaattaatttttctgaaaattttgagacttcaacattttattttcattaatttcatggttttaatattttttctagttttaGGAAGAATTGTGAATGTAATACCACAATTTTAGTTGTATCAAATATGTGACCTGCAAGCTCATGCGTCCAGCAAATGCTTGAAGTGTGAACCACTATACTATTCTCaaagctaaataaaattattaaaaatcacaatgttaatgaatttaaaatgttgaaatatcaaaatgttcagaaaaattaactacaaaatggctgtaaataaaatactctatACTCTATTGTCCTTATATCTGtaagtcttaaaaaaaaaaaaaaagtagaattATGAATCTCTATTATTTTAGGAGATACCATAGGTAAATTGAGAGACTGtagattgtaattatttattttaatgaaaaagattataggtatttattaaatttgaataatattttgtattgaatattatttatttaataattatattaaatttactataagatacaaatttgattttttttattaaatagttcatGTATATGACattaataccaaaaaaataaatgaaatatatataggaaaatttcaattcattaatagtatacttttaaaactgaattaaatacaatattatttttttatttgttaagtaatattatattactgttttCAAATTTGCAGTTATTGTAGAAGAAGCTGCTGAAGTCTTAGAATCACACATAGTTGCATCTTTAACTGAATATtgtcaacatttaattttaattggtaaatattatatttacatattattaaaatgaaatcttaatttaaaatttatttctagaAATGTTAAGTGTTATagattaagaaataaatataactgcaactttataagtttttactgtatactttaaagtttaaactattcaatataggtaactgttttttatatacccaatgtttttttttctaattttcaaatatcttaaaatttaatctatacGTTTTGAAGATTGATGTTAAtatgatgaatttattaaaactatatatctaatatggacatgatatttaatatttttaataatgtttttttattcttaagaaaatataagaacaaataatgttaatttgtgatcaattatttattaaaatatatttgtataatttaaaggaGATCATCAGCAATTGCGGCCAAGAAATGCATCTTTTACACTTGCCAAACGgtttaattttgatgtttCATTATTTGAGCGTAtggtaaaaaatgaatttcccTGTTATACCTTAGCTACGCAACATCGAATGCGCCCAGAAATATCAGCTTTAATAAAACCTATTTATCCTTTTTTAATGGATCATAAATCAGTTAAACATAGAAGTGATATTGGTGGTGTTactaagaatatatattttattcaccaCAAAGTACCTGAAGAGAAAGTAAGCTATATTGTTGATAATAGAGTTATAGtagtaactaataattttttaaatagtatctaTTGTTAACCTAAagtgttttcatttaaaatttttctaattatctaactaattaattgagtatcatatgtttatatgtatgttttattaggAAATTCATTCTAACAGTCACAGAAATATTCatgaagtaaaattttttatagaatttgccagatatctaataaaacaaggctatcaacaaaataaaattactatactaGTTACCTATCGAGATCAACTATTAGAATTTCAAAAGGTAAATCAAATTACTTAAAAcagcttttttttaaatttattattatgtaacttgTTTATTTgagtaacataaataaataatgtttaaaaaataatttacacttttaagtataataaacaattataactaaaaaaaatcatggaatatatcaatttaaaaatgttcaaattagaaaaatacttTAAGACTCAAGTTAACATACTGACTGTAGTATATTGTGTTGAAATGGGTAACCTCCTATAAGTAACATTCTTAAATTTCTACAGATGACAATTGAAAGAAATGACAAAtttactaagtataatattttttaattggctaATGAGTGCTAAGAAATAATTTGAGTAGCTCTGTGTGAAGCctgttttgattaatttacaataatataataattcaaataataataataaaagcattataagctaaattcattaattaacttcaattttttacaaaaatctctactttttttttaaaattttatattatgctatcttttacaattaaataataaacttaagtaataaataaagtaacatAGTGACAGAAAAGACAGAAAAAAGAGGCTTCCAGCATGGGTACTTCaacttgaatataattttaagataacaatattaatactataaataggtaatatagtagtagttattaaataataataataataataataatcatagctTAAAGTGAAAGTCTCTTTAGCCTTTTTGAGGATTTACTAAAATAGTTGCAGATAATAGTTTGGCATTATGGGGGTAGGGATGGTAAGTTAGTTCGCTATTTAATCGCTTATGGaggtattttactaatttaatgacTGTGGACATTTCAAATGCCTAAAggtattattagaaatatagaatTGGAATTTTGAGATAATTCAAAGGacttaattgaaaatagtatctatatgtttacacatatttttttgtaattttctttcttcaatattgtatagttaatactgttttaatttatttttatataattcatggCTTAGATTCAAGAAACAAGTTTTTTCTtagaagattttaaaattgaatgtgtAGATGGCTATCAGGGCGAAGAAAATGATATTGTTCTGTTGTCTTTAGTACGCAGCAACATTGATAATAGTATTGGGTTTTTACACATTCAAAATCGTATTTGTGTTGCCTTATCTAGAGCTAGAAATGGATTGTATATCATGGGAAACATGGATAATCTTATACATTCATCGATATGGAAAAAAATCAGTCAAACACTAGTTGATCAACAAGCTCTTGGtaagaaataaaactaatattaaatatatttctttttatattttgaataatacttctaaaattaatttttaggcaATAAATTGACTTTATGTTGTCAAATTCATAATGATTGGATTAACTCAGTCTGTGATAGTCAGGATTTTGCTAATGCTCGGTGTTTAAAAGTATGCAACATTAAAATGGATTGCGGTCATCACTGTCCACatttttgtcattatattGATCAATCTCATAAAACCATGTATTGTTgtaaaaagaattatataaagtaatttgAAATGAAttggaaaacatttaaaattattcactatttaataattttctaggaCATTACAGTGTggattcaaaatcaaaatagaaTGCTGGATGAGATTTTTGACTTTTGAATGTCCTCGATAAGGtacactaaattattttttaactttaatcaattgttaaataaacacaaataacaGATTTCCAAAATGAACTATTatgtgtacatttatttaataatatattactaaaaagcACAATTTTCACAATAcccagttttataaataaaatatattatagattaattatataatataaatattaatgtaattatttgctTAAATTTCAAGACTAGATAAACTAGCTATATTTTTGgttgaagtttaaaattatgtaccaTTGGCAAAATTAGTAGCAACGTGTTTTTAAGTAAGAATGTTCATCTCAATGGAAGCACCACTTACACcatttcaattattacatttttttaatggaaattatCACGGTCTGCTCTGgtcatataaacaaataattatttaggattattattaaacattttataactatttaatttttcttaaattggtAAATGTTCTTTGCCTGATTCGTCCTAAAAATGTGGAGGTCAGAAATTactatgtttatgtttatataatttaagtatacaataaattatttgactaattaaaatgttttgttctgtatatattttagggttattaaattacatatatatataaaataaataattaatgaacattttctttttgtgGTGGTCTTCATAATGAAATTAGCTGTAATTCTCAAAatgatgaattaataataattgaattttaaaataatttaacaaataatcacTTTCCTATGTGCCTGCAAGATtctgattaattttttatcaaaagtattaatgaccaatgtttataaatctacatacttttttttatgatataattttctacAGTATGCTTTATATGctgttgaaatttaattatagtattccTGACAAATTGTGTGAGGGACTTCtggagaatatattataatttcaatggtAAATGTTGATCGAATAAAGtgggatattttaaaatttctctaacattttgttagtttaaatagcacaatataaattgattaccTTTAACAtccataatagtatattaaatttattaatttaatattagttgatatttcttttttttcaggtacctaggtatctacattaagaaaatttataaagcctatactatattataccaattttctttaaatagtaGTATACAATTCATCATaaacatattgaaaatattatattaaaaattgttcttctgtagtttgttgttaatttatgaaatttaaaaaaaaaagtttctaatAGCAATTATATccaattatatttagataatttgattgtaaaacatatattatatacatatatattagttatactaTTTGAAATCTTATGGAAATGGaagtatagattattttagtttgtatttatgatatgttataaatgttaatgagtgtattttttgaatatcaaaaaattataaattattaatattcaaagttgctctctaaaaataattatgatagtaGTATACTCTGTCCCATGAGAGAACATGTTGGATGCATGTTGAATGAAGTCCTTCAACTGACTGGACCGTCATATCTCCTCCATGCACCTAAATTTTGGTGGTGGATGTGCAAGGCCAACTAgttttcgtttttgtttatttttctcaagGGACAGAGTATAGTTGTTATACAATTAAGTTTagtaaagtatttaagtaaaggtatttatccaaattatattgattatattttttacagtgaTCTCATATTAactttgttattatactatttttatattttatttggttgtttacttacatacatattaatttttttaaatcattaaagaacaatattttttagaaaaacttgcattttttttttatattgatatcttaatttactatttttactattattaatttcatatttttatgtggtTAATTAGTCTCCTTAAAAGTAGGCAGTGAGTAGTGACAttacaaaatagatttttaagacAATCGTCTCAAGACTGAATTGGTGGGTATTGAACAATGGATGTTAGGGTTGACCACCCTTTTTTTcggttacataatatttttattcaatctgTAACTTGGGGAACAATAAGAacaattgatgaaaaaatcaCAGATTAGATCGGGCTTCCTCCTCTCAGTGGAGGTACAATGACATTATAAATGggtataaatgaattatattaatataatatttaataaatgtatataattaaataatattttcttagtaTAGAtgcagtttattaaattttaaaataaaacttttactaCTTTTCAAATAGGAATATAAGAGCAAATTATATAGTCGCAGATAAAGAAACGTACCTAGGTAATCAAGCGCGAAGGAAACGACAATAGAAGAAACAGCCTGGAATAggcttgaaaaaaataataaaacactgcACATTAATtagttgacatttttattaatatttttatatgataagtacatatttatcGTTGTTTATTAACCTATTGTTTAAAGATAATCCAACCAACTTGATCATATAATTGTGGGTAATTACTATATTGCATCAatttgctaaaaatatttataatcaaattttatagtaaaaaccaagaaaaattacagtattaatattcaagccattaattttataatttagacaacgaattaattgttttaaataattttcaattaaaatcataaaaatataatagcgtGGTTTATGGTACCATATggcctatattaatataaatcattgcaaTAGGTATTGTACAACGGATGATTGATTAATCAtatcatttacattttaaatgactttatttttcccacttacaaattattaaaatacctgtATCGGCTGCATTTTTTTCCACTTATTGATTACCTATTTTACGTTCTGTACTTCTGTACCTTTATGAAAGCAaagatactaaattaataaatgatttaaatttagattatgatataaataaattgtattattcaaaatcagaacatttttaatcaggAAAAGTTAGAAGTTTGTTCGCAAGTCTCGGACGGCttaagaaaaattagaaaaggtaccgaaaaatattttgaataataaaaaaagagatTAATAGGTACCCGGTACCCTGTACGATCTACTATCCGACCCGACGGTAATCAGTAAAAAAgaccaatttttaaaaacctaacCTTCCGTACTTgcagatattaattattacagttgAAAATACGTATATCCAATCCTCCCTCAACAAAAACTAAATCCACACATCAATAATAGTGAGTATTAGTATTTCCTACATTTAAGCCAGTACTTCTCAACTGGGGTGATATATCACCTAAGGGTGACAACTGACAAGGACCTGGCTTAGGGGTGACACGAAAAATCAACgagaaaaggaaaaaaaaatttaaaataaatacactttttctaaaaaaaatcatattattatattcatattaatatctacGTTTTGAACgttttcatcaaaaaaattatttcaaacttcgattttcaataaaatacctaatataatagtatacctacattatattgaACACGCAAGAGATGAAATACTATTTggagtaggtaggtaggtgtTTAAAACTTGAGAATCCTAGCATTGTCTAAGACTACTAACTACAAGGTATTTAATGTTATCGCTCTATTCAGTctgttcattaattaatattgttgttatacctactcgtttataaattataaataaaatattgattaggtAAATTGGTTATCTAATAATGGGAGATCCCTGAAATAAttgaagtttatattattacattattgataaaaatatgatttatgtagTAACTAGTAAGTCCTACATTCTTAGTTCATAATTTCATCGGTAATGGTGTTTCGTTTAGTTTGTGGCtcgtacatacatattttctcGTTGCGTTACTTCCTTAtgtgcatataaatatataatatagtcataaaaCCATGtgctttttacaaaaaccattttttttaattttaatagttttgctTTTGtcaggttattatttttaattatatttaactttttttaattgcttgtttatcaataaaaaaacctttttttttagatcttCAAGCTAATTGctgtaatataaatgataaatcatttatttgcttatttaaAGCAAATGAATCAAAAAACTGTGATTGTGTAGagggtaattactaattagtaatttgataattggttataggtaataggtaataaataataaaaatatttttttcttggatTTTAATATAGGATATCAAACTGAgcttgatttattatttaatgatgttCCTCATGATCTCCATAAAAAGTTGTTGATTGGGTCCTTAGCTGATTTAACTGCTGAAGAAATCATCAATCTTCCAACaagtcttatatattttttaccggttagtaaattaaaattaaatttattaatttaaaaatattctaaaataatataattttagataaataagtTGGCTGTATTATCTGGTAGTCATCTAGCATCTCTTATATTTGCACATGAAGATCATACTCCAATAGCTAAGAAGATCCTTCAATCTATTCAAACAGATCAACAGCGCACGGAGTTCTTAAATTTTGTATGAacagattatttaatttttatttctctgctttcatgtacctatattttatttagttaattacaaAAGTGAtaacaaatgataaaatactaGATTTCATCGGTGAAACAGTTTACAAATGGAATTATGATGTGAAAGAtggtaaatttcaaaaattatcaaatgtatGTGGCTATGCTTTAGCTAGACTTTGGGCACCATATGTTCTAACCACAGCTAAAACTATTAGTACTCGACTGTAAGTATTTcatattacattgtatattatctacCAGCCAAACAatactcaaataaaataaaatattgtaatagtactgtataatgtatattacttacctatttatCTTACTAATCATTTTACatggtttaataaaaaaaagttatacttttatgttaatattgattatggttttgtaaaatgtaaaattgttttgaataaataaatagggaTTGAAAATACTACATTAAGAATATGTTTCTTACAAATTACatagttaaaataagtaaaaacattgcaatttactattataatctttctatgtacataatttttatttacaataggtatttgaagtttataacaatcaataattttttaatttataagtattattttggtgaatgattttttattatttattagttaactaattaatgttatctctatttttaaatcttgtaACAACCATGTCtgaatatttatactgtatcATTAGGCTAAT
The DNA window shown above is from Aphis gossypii isolate Hap1 chromosome 2, ASM2018417v2, whole genome shotgun sequence and carries:
- the LOC114122977 gene encoding NFX1-type zinc finger-containing protein 1-like isoform X1; protein product: MDELCDKMTVINVTPHINVTNYKQLELLLESEPEQVFEFIINNNNFKHTLNQCVDITVLIHLMNIFSKIKLLQLFQTKSTVLEIISNSKYFENLNNYLIDITKHNNLISDIKLQEFLVNCKIILELIVNPKSKVLLNEIIQFIQPILIEPNSIDIQELMLLNDDLKTKNMLKSVVHYDVKRWPQCYKTLSIYPVIKDIIAKKVILSPNIMKGSYDNVEHYIDVQFRLLREDILAPMRVGIQSYRIMSKINQKCVTKMPNMHIYFGAKITINYKDKETFLVHFFTKEDYSINSKRFMFESLLVFSNDNFDSMFFATVIAMKRQKELSIKTLIMQPLDNKISIKLNSSYTMAESDAYFLPYMYSMDVLKTFNHYNFPMKSYIVYGKSKSKVPAYLKYNSKIYNINGSQFDILNDKLWPDNKVLGLDCAQRKAFKAALTEEFTVIQGPPGTGKTYIGLRIARSIIENMYETNTLKRPIVVVCYTNHALDQFLEGLINITKNITRIGGGCKSAILKSHVLANINSSEAKLHLKNSYVVGITTTGAAMRHSLLLDLKSPIVIVEEAAEVLESHIVASLTEYCQHLILIGDHQQLRPRNASFTLAKRFNFDVSLFERMVKNEFPCYTLATQHRMRPEISALIKPIYPFLMDHKSVKHRSDIGGVTKNIYFIHHKVPEEKEIHSNSHRNIHEVKFFIEFARYLIKQGYQQNKITILVTYRDQLLEFQKIQETSFFLEDFKIECVDGYQGEENDIVLLSLVRSNIDNSIGFLHIQNRICVALSRARNGLYIMGNMDNLIHSSIWKKISQTLVDQQALGNKLTLCCQIHNDWINSVCDSQDFANARCLKVCNIKMDCGHHCPHFCHYIDQSHKTMYCCKKNYIKTLQCGFKIKIECWMRFLTFECPR
- the LOC114122977 gene encoding NFX1-type zinc finger-containing protein 1-like isoform X2, translated to MDELCDKMTVINVTPHINVTNYKQLELLLESEPEQVFEFIINNNNFKHTLNQCVDITVLIHLMNIFSKIKLLQLFQTKSTVLEIISNSKYFENLNNYLIDITKHNNLISDIKLQEFLVNCKIILELIVNPKSKVLLNEIIQFIQPILIEPNSIDIQELMLLNDDLKTKNMLKSVVHYDVKRWPQCYKTLSIYPVIKDIIAKKVILSPNIMKGSYDNVEHYIDVQFRLLREDILAPMRVGIQSYRIMSKINQKCVTKMPNMHIYFGAKITINYKDKETFLVHFFTKEDYSINSKRFMFESLLVFSNDNFDSMFFATVIAMKRQKELSIKTLIMQPLDNKISIKLNSSYTMAESDAYFLPYMYSMDVLKTFNHYNFPMKSYIVYGKSKSKVPAYLKYNSKIYNINGSQFDILNDKLWPDNKVLGLDCAQRKAFKAALTEEFTVIQGPPGTGKTYIGLRIARSIIENMYETNTLKRPIVVVCYTNHALDQFLEGLINITKNITRIGGGCKSAILKSHVLANINSSEAKLHLKNSYVVGITTTGAAMRHSLLLDLKSPIVIVEEAAEVLESHIVASLTEYCQHLILIGDHQQLRPRNASFTLAKRFNFDVSLFERMVKNEFPCYTLATQHRMRPEISALIKPIYPFLMDHKSVKHRSDIGGVTKNIYFIHHKVPEEKEIHSNSHRNIHEVKFFIEFARYLIKQGYQQNKITILVTYRDQLLEFQKIQETSFFLEDFKIECVDGYQGEENDIVLLSLVRSNIDNSIGFLHIQNRICVALSRARNGLYIMGNMDNLIHSSIWKKISQTLVDQQALGNKLTLCCQIHNDWINSVCDSQDFANARCLKVCNIKMDCGHHCPHFCHYIDQSHKTMTLQCGFKIKIECWMRFLTFECPR